A portion of the Musa acuminata AAA Group cultivar baxijiao chromosome BXJ1-1, Cavendish_Baxijiao_AAA, whole genome shotgun sequence genome contains these proteins:
- the LOC103995482 gene encoding ABC transporter G family member 26 gives MASQPWPYRFFHRSMEIRSVEDEQQPSAVTTRGGLPNAALHQGNDGVVEIEIEQDDSGTCGYGPLPIFLKFEDVEYKINGSSRNLVKAAIAGVASWLRMEQGNCKHILKGITGSVGPGQILAMMGPSGSGKTTLLKLLGGRLDGDIRGKVTYNDTPYGPSLKRRIGFVAQDDVLFPQLTVEETLVFSAFLRLPTEMSRKEKYLRVDRIIKELSLERCRHTRVGGVLVKGISGGERKRTSIGYEILVDPSLLFLDEPTSGLDSTSASKLLIILGNLAKVGRTVIMTIHQPSSRIFYMFDKLLLISEGQTIYHGNARESMHYFSSLGFVPEMAMSPAEFLLDIATGHVKDISIPETLQGSTNMQEIEVKVIKFLQCKYKTDLEPREKEGNYHSVKAPMKLQLSIQIEKDWTSNWVEQFIILSKRTFRERSRDYLDKLRFSQTVGVAVLLGLLWWKSNIGTEAQLRDQVGLMFYICIFWTSSSLIGAVYVFPFEKSYLVKERKADMYRFSVYYVSSTLCDMIINIAYPIIFMVILYFMVDLRRTTPCFLLTSFAIMLIVITSQGMGELIGAAMLSVKRAGLMASLVLMLVLLTGGYYVQHIPKFMMWLKHISFIHYGFRLLLKAQYSQHLVYDCQSKGGCKHLQSSPTFDTIDLSSRLQEVWILLAMALSFRILAYFVLQRRINMTPF, from the exons ATGGCATCGCAACCTTGGCCCTATCGTTTCTTTCACCGCTCCATGGAGATTCGCAGCGTCGAAGACGAGCAGCAGCCGTCGGCCGTCACCACAAGGGGAGGGCTCCCCAACGCCGCACTGCATCAAGGGAACGATGGCGTCGTTGAGATCGAGATTGAACAGGATGATTCGGGCACTTGTGGCTATGGCCCTCTTCCTATATTTCTCAAG TTTGAGGATGTGGAGTATAAAATTAATGGTAGTTCAAGGAACCTTGTGAAAGCTGCAATTGCTGGTGTAGCCTCCTGGCTGAGGATGGAGCAAGGAAACTGCAAGCACATACTGAAAGGCATAACTGGAAGTGTTGGCCCTGGTCAAATCCTTGCTATGATGGGGCCTTCAGGGAGTGGCAAGACCACCCTGCTAAAATTACTTGGTGGTAGGTTGGATGGGGACATCAGAGGGAAGGTTACTTACAATGACACTCCTTATGGCCCCTCTCTCAAGAGGAG GATTGGATTTGTTGCACAGGATGATGTGCTGTTTCCTCAACTTACAGTGGAGGAAACCCTTGTCTTTTCAGCATTCTTGAGGCTTCCCACAGAGATGAGTCGCAAGGAGAAGTACTTGAGGGTGGATAGGATCATAAAAGAGCTAAGTTTAGAGAG ATGCCGACACACCAGAGTGGGTGGTGTTCTTGTGAAAGGCATTTcaggaggagaaagaaaaaggacCAGTATAGGTTATGAGATCCTGGTCGATCCTTCATTGTTGTTTCTTGATGAACCCACTTCAGGCCTGGATTCCACCTCTGCAAGCAAGCTCCTTATAATTCTTGGAAACCTGGCAAAG GTAGGGCGAACAGTTATCATGACCATCCATCAGCCATCTAGCAGGATATTCTACATGTTTGATAAGCTTTTGTTGATATCTGAGGGTCAAACCATATACCATGGTAATGCCAGGGAGTCCATGCATTATTTCTCGTCCCTGGGTTTTGTGCCTGAGATGGCCATGAGTCCTGCAGAGTTCCTGCTAGATATAGCGACCGGACATGTCAAAGACATCAGCATCCCTGAAACTTTGCAAGGATCAACAAATATGCAGGAGATCGAGGTGAAAGTAATTaag TTTCTGCAATGCAAATATAAGACAGATTTGGAACCTAGAGAAAAAGAAGGGAACTATCATTCAGTAAAAGCACCCATGAAGCTTCAACTATCAATTCAAATTGAAAAGGATTGGACTTCGAATTGGGTGGAGCAGTTCATTATTCTATCAAAGAGGACATTTAGGGAGAGAAGCAGAGATTACTTAGACAAGCTAAGATTTTCACAAACAGTTGGAGTGGCTGTTTTATTAGGCCTTCTATGGTGGAAATCTAATATAGGAACTGAAGCTCAATTAAGAGACCAG GTTGGCCTAATGTTCTATATCTGTATATTCTGGACATCATCATCATTAATTGGAGCAGTATATGTCTTCCCTTTCGAAAAGTCCTACTTGGTGAAAGAAAGAAAAGCTGATATGTATAGATTTAGTGTTTATTATGTGAGTAGCACTCTCTGTGACATGATCATCAATATTGCGTATCCCATCATTTTTATGGTCATCCTGTACTTCATGGTTGACCTCAGAAGAACGACGCCTTGTTTTCTCTTGACGTCCTTCGCAATTATGTTGATCGTCATCACGAGCCAg GGAATGGGGGAGTTAATTGGTGCAGCAATGTTAAGTGTCAAACGAGCTGGGTTGATGGCATCATTGGTTCTAATGTTGGTTCTCCTCACTGGTGGATATTATGTGCAG CATATTCCCAAGTTCATGATGTGGCTGAAGCACATATCATTCATTCACTATGGCTTTAGACTCTTGCTGAAAGCACAATACTCACAACACTTAGTGTATGATTGCCAAAGTAAAGGTGGATGTAAACACTTACAGAGCTCACCAACATTTGATACTATAGACTTGAGCAGCCGATTACAGGAAGTCTGGATTCTCTTGGCCATGGCTCTTTCTTTCCGAATACTTGCTTATTTTGTTCTCCAGAGAAGAATAAACATGACTCCTTTTTAA